The Campylobacter sp. CNRCH_2014_0184h region GGACACCAAACAAGAAGATGGAATCCAAAAATGAAAAAATTTATTTTTGGAGAAAGAAAAGGTATCTATGTAATTGATTTACAAAAAACACTTAGATATTTTAGATATACATATAACATCGTTCGCGATGCTGCTGCAGAAGGTAAAACAATTTTATTTGTTGGCACTAAAAAACAAGCTGGTGGAGCGATTAAAGAATATGCTGAAAAATGCGGTATGCCTTATGTAAATCATAGATGGCTTGGTGGTATGATGACTAACTTTGGAACTATCCGCCAATCGATTAGAAAATTAGAAGTTATAGAAAAAATGGAAGAAGATGGAAGCATTAAGCTTTTAACTAAAAAAGAAGCTTTAATGCTTACTAGAAAAAAAGAAAAATTACTAGCATATCTTGGTGGTATTAGATATATGAAAACCCAACCTGATATGATTTTTGTTATCGATACTGTTAAAGAAAAAATTGCAGTACAAGAAGCTAATAGATTAAAAATCCCTGTGGTTGCTCCACTAGATACAAACTGCGATCCTGACTTAGTAGATTTCCCAATTCCAGGAAATGATGATGCGATTCGTTCAGTTCAACTTTTCTGCCAAGAAATGGCTGAAGCAATCAACGAAGGTAAAGCTTTAAGAGAGCAAGATGGTGAAGCAAATGAAGAACAACCAATCTCTGAAGAAGAAAAAAAAGAAGTTTTAGAAGAAGCTATGAGTGAAGAAGATTTTGAAGGAGATAAAGAATAATGGCTGAAATCACTGCACAAATGGTAAAAGAACTGCGCGAAAGTACTGGCGCAGGTATGATGGATTGTAAAAATGCTTTAAAAGATACAGATGGTGATTTTGAAAAAGCAGTACAACTTTTAAGAGAAAAAGGACTTGGAAAAGCTGATAAAAAAGCCGATCGTTTAGCTGCTGAAGGTTTGGTAAGTGTAAAAGTAAGCGATGATTTAAAATGCGCAACTGTAAGTGAAATCAATTCAGAAACTGATTTCGTTGCTAAAAATGAACAATTTATTGCTTTAACAAAAGATACAACAGCACATATTCAAGCTAAAAGCCTTCAAAATGTTGAGCAGTTACATTCAAGTGAGATTAATGGTGTTAAATTTGAAGAATATTTAAAAAATCAAATTGCAACTATAGGTGAAAATTTAGTTGTAAGAAGATTTGCTACTGTAAAAGCTGGAGCTAGTGGAGCGGTAAATGGTTATGTTCATTCTAATGGACGCGTGGGTGTTATTATTGCTGCAGCTTGTGATAGTGAAGCTACGGCTAATAAGTGTGGAGAATTTTTAAAACACCTTTGTATGCATATTGCTGCAATGAAACCAAATTATCTATCTTATGAAGAGCTTGATATGGATTTTGTAGAAAATGAATATAAAGCTTTAGTTGCAGAGTTGGAAAAAGAAAATGAAGAAAGAAGAAGATTAAAAGATCCTAATAAGCCAGAGCTTAAAATTCCAAAATTTGCAAGTAGAAAGCAATTAACTCAAGAGATAATCCAAGAAGCTGAAGAAGCTATTAAAGCTGAACTTCAAGCACAAGGAAAACCAGAAAAAATTTGGCCTAACATTATCCCAGGTAAACTAAATAGCTTTATAGCGGATAATTCTCAGCTTGATGGTAGACTTACCCTAATGGGACAGTTTTATGCGATGGATGATAAAAAAACTGTCGAGCAAGTAATTGCAGAAAAAGAAAAAGAATTTGGTGGAACTATTAAAATAGTAGAATTTATTCGTTTTGAAGTGGGTGAAGGTCTAGAAAAGAAAACTGAAGATTTTGCTGCTGAAGTTGCTGCGCAAATTGGTTAAAAATGGAACTTTTAAAAGCGGAAAATTTAAGCCATAGTTTTGATATTCCGCTTTTTGAAAATTTAAATTTTACTTTAAATACAAAAGATTGTATTGCAATATGTGGAAGTAGTGGGTGTGGCAAATCTACTCTTTTACATATTTTATCTACCTTGTTAAAACCTCAATCAGGGAAAGTTTTTTATAATAATCAGGATTTGTATTCCTTAAACGATGAAGCTTTATTAGAAATTCGTAGAAAAGATTTTGGGATTATTTTTCAAATGCATTATTTATTTAAAGGTTTTTTAGCTTTTGAAAATATAGAGCTTGCAAGTATTTTGAGTAGGCAAAATATCGATTATGAGTTATTAAAAAAACTTGATATTGTTGATTTAATGAATCAAAAGATCACAAAATTAAGTGGTGGACAGCAGCAACGAGTAAGTATAGCTAGAGTTTTAAGTAAAAGACCAAAAATCATTTTTGCTGATGAGGCTACTGGTAATTTAGATTTTAAAAATGCTTTAAATGTGTTAGATATTTTGATTGGTTATGTCAAAGAAAATAATGCAGCTTTAGTTTTTGTGACTCACGATCAAGAACTTGCTAAAAAATGTGATAGGATTTATCATTTAAGTAATTATGGAATTTGTTAAATATTTAGGCGATGAAAATGTTGTAATTTTCATGCTTTTATTTGCCAGAATGAGTGGATTAATAGTATTTTTCCCTTTTTTTTCTCACAATAGTATACCTTTGGTAGTAAAAACAACTTTAGCTTTATTTTTAACAATGTTTTTATATCCTTTGGCAAAACTTGAAAATAATACACCTGATTCTTTTTTTATTTTGTATCTTTTAAGTGAAGTGCTTTTTGGGATGGTTGCAGGTTTAATTTTACAAATGATTTTCGCCATTTTACAAATGGCAGGTGAGCAAATTTCTTTTACCATGGGTTTTTCTATGGCTAGTATTTTAGATCCAGCTACAGGTGCTAATACTCCAGTAATTTCTCAAGTTTTAAATTTGCTTGCATTGTTGGTTTTTTTAGCATTTGATGGTCATCATTTGGT contains the following coding sequences:
- the rpsB gene encoding 30S ribosomal protein S2, whose translation is MVSMRDLLECGVHFGHQTRRWNPKMKKFIFGERKGIYVIDLQKTLRYFRYTYNIVRDAAAEGKTILFVGTKKQAGGAIKEYAEKCGMPYVNHRWLGGMMTNFGTIRQSIRKLEVIEKMEEDGSIKLLTKKEALMLTRKKEKLLAYLGGIRYMKTQPDMIFVIDTVKEKIAVQEANRLKIPVVAPLDTNCDPDLVDFPIPGNDDAIRSVQLFCQEMAEAINEGKALREQDGEANEEQPISEEEKKEVLEEAMSEEDFEGDKE
- the tsf gene encoding translation elongation factor Ts; this encodes MAEITAQMVKELRESTGAGMMDCKNALKDTDGDFEKAVQLLREKGLGKADKKADRLAAEGLVSVKVSDDLKCATVSEINSETDFVAKNEQFIALTKDTTAHIQAKSLQNVEQLHSSEINGVKFEEYLKNQIATIGENLVVRRFATVKAGASGAVNGYVHSNGRVGVIIAAACDSEATANKCGEFLKHLCMHIAAMKPNYLSYEELDMDFVENEYKALVAELEKENEERRRLKDPNKPELKIPKFASRKQLTQEIIQEAEEAIKAELQAQGKPEKIWPNIIPGKLNSFIADNSQLDGRLTLMGQFYAMDDKKTVEQVIAEKEKEFGGTIKIVEFIRFEVGEGLEKKTEDFAAEVAAQIG
- a CDS encoding ABC transporter ATP-binding protein is translated as MELLKAENLSHSFDIPLFENLNFTLNTKDCIAICGSSGCGKSTLLHILSTLLKPQSGKVFYNNQDLYSLNDEALLEIRRKDFGIIFQMHYLFKGFLAFENIELASILSRQNIDYELLKKLDIVDLMNQKITKLSGGQQQRVSIARVLSKRPKIIFADEATGNLDFKNALNVLDILIGYVKENNAALVFVTHDQELAKKCDRIYHLSNYGIC
- the fliR gene encoding flagellar biosynthetic protein FliR, which produces MEFVKYLGDENVVIFMLLFARMSGLIVFFPFFSHNSIPLVVKTTLALFLTMFLYPLAKLENNTPDSFFILYLLSEVLFGMVAGLILQMIFAILQMAGEQISFTMGFSMASILDPATGANTPVISQVLNLLALLVFLAFDGHHLVLLFIASSLDYISLGGFYPHENLMLYLNKAMVNIFVLGFSMAFPILAISLLSDVIFGMLMKTMPQFNLLVVGYPIKIFLSFAVLIAILLIMMQYFKNLMLKSFEHMELLFFNI